From Halococcus hamelinensis 100A6, one genomic window encodes:
- the dpsA gene encoding DNA starvation/stationary phase protection protein DpsA, which produces MATRYGRLVREPDTGERLQEWGTLEPNELRIPGDVAERLVEALGVDFAGSFNLFYLLRKHYWTVEGAEHEAVGEFLEAAYKRARDINDDLAERIVELGGIPPNTPPTIQARAGVHLEAENLYDVRTSLEGDLDGYAVLVVSLREHIELAEDLGDPDTAERLREHLEVLEDDAQTVEEFLEDDTLVRAEEVH; this is translated from the coding sequence ATGGCAACGAGATACGGTCGGCTGGTCCGCGAACCCGATACCGGCGAGCGGCTCCAGGAGTGGGGAACCCTCGAACCGAACGAACTCCGCATCCCCGGCGACGTCGCCGAGCGGTTGGTCGAGGCGCTCGGGGTCGACTTCGCCGGGTCGTTCAACCTGTTCTACCTCCTCAGAAAGCACTACTGGACCGTCGAGGGTGCCGAACACGAGGCGGTCGGCGAGTTCCTCGAAGCCGCCTACAAGCGCGCTCGCGACATCAACGACGACCTCGCCGAGCGGATCGTCGAACTCGGCGGGATCCCCCCGAACACGCCACCGACGATACAGGCACGCGCCGGGGTCCACCTCGAAGCGGAGAACCTCTACGACGTGCGCACCTCGCTCGAAGGGGACCTCGACGGCTACGCGGTGCTGGTCGTGAGCCTCCGCGAACACATCGAGCTGGCGGAGGACCTGGGGGACCCGGACACGGCGGAGCGCCTGCGCGAACACCTCGAAGTCCTCGAGGACGACGCCCAGACCGTCGAGGAGTTCCTCGAAGACGACACCCTCGTTCGAGCCGAGGAGGTGCACTGA
- a CDS encoding MFS transporter encodes MAFLVNLVRVVYAPLVEPLQAAFSVGPGTIGLVVTLVWTGSALPRVPVGYLLTVLPRHQVVLLSGAMLTGASVVAALANSVVTLGAGAFLLGTATGAYFVAANPLLSELYAGEVGRRLGIHGTASQVAAVLAAPLVTLALTISWRVVFLAVAVVALVTTAVFYRVAKRVEFPAASGVDRNFRGAVVAEWRLIVVGVVTFGAASFVWQGLFNFYPSYLETARGFSPGSARTLLTVMFAAGVPAFWLSGIVVDRVRVAPYILGVIAVFVGCLLLLTFTNGLVGIVVLSAAIGYVIHSMFPAADAFLLSALPDEHRGGAYATFSGGMMFSQALGSWFVGEVVELGIGYDVVFQALALVLAAVIGGLALLGTTGRLPAVTEA; translated from the coding sequence ATGGCGTTCCTGGTCAACTTGGTTCGCGTCGTCTACGCCCCGCTGGTCGAACCCCTCCAGGCGGCGTTCTCGGTCGGGCCCGGCACCATCGGGCTGGTCGTCACGCTGGTCTGGACCGGGAGCGCGCTGCCGCGGGTCCCAGTCGGCTACCTCCTGACCGTGCTGCCCCGTCATCAGGTGGTGTTGCTCTCGGGCGCGATGCTGACCGGCGCGTCGGTCGTCGCGGCGCTCGCGAACTCCGTGGTCACCCTCGGGGCCGGGGCCTTCCTGCTCGGGACGGCGACGGGCGCGTACTTCGTCGCCGCGAACCCCCTGCTCAGCGAACTCTACGCCGGCGAGGTCGGCCGCCGGCTCGGGATCCACGGCACCGCGAGCCAGGTCGCGGCGGTGCTCGCCGCGCCGCTCGTCACGCTCGCGCTGACGATATCCTGGCGCGTGGTCTTCCTCGCGGTCGCGGTCGTGGCGCTCGTCACGACCGCCGTGTTCTATCGGGTCGCGAAACGCGTCGAGTTCCCGGCGGCCAGCGGCGTCGACCGGAACTTCCGGGGGGCGGTCGTCGCCGAGTGGCGACTGATCGTCGTCGGGGTCGTGACGTTCGGCGCGGCGAGCTTCGTCTGGCAGGGGCTGTTCAACTTCTATCCGTCGTACCTCGAAACCGCCCGCGGGTTCTCGCCCGGCTCCGCGCGTACCCTCCTCACCGTGATGTTCGCCGCCGGGGTGCCCGCCTTCTGGCTCAGCGGTATCGTCGTCGACCGGGTGCGCGTCGCGCCGTACATCCTCGGGGTCATCGCGGTGTTCGTCGGCTGTCTGCTCCTCCTGACGTTCACGAACGGCCTCGTGGGGATCGTCGTGCTGAGCGCCGCCATCGGCTACGTGATCCACAGCATGTTCCCGGCGGCGGACGCGTTCTTGCTCTCCGCGCTCCCCGACGAGCACCGCGGCGGGGCCTACGCCACGTTCAGCGGCGGGATGATGTTCAGCCAGGCGCTCGGGAGCTGGTTCGTCGGCGAGGTCGTCGAGCTCGGGATCGGCTACGACGTCGTCTTTCAGGCGCTCGCGCTCGTTCTCGCGGCGGTCATCGGCGGCCTCGCCCTGCTCGGAACGACGGGGCGACTACCGGCGGTGACGGAAGCGTAA
- a CDS encoding zinc-binding dehydrogenase → MADEMTAYVIEEYGDPDVFTRTTREVPEPEANEIRVDVTASSVNPVDYKIRQGALPDFAPAFPATLHCDVSGVVDAVGADVEAFEPGDAVYGMPGGAGRQGALAEYVVGDAGTFARAPESISLEAAAALPVVALTAWEMLTDKTTVGSDDDVLVYGASGGVGHVGVQVADWLDADVTGTASSDEKRDLVGALGADAVVDYTTTDVETYVEDHTSGAGFDVVFDPVGDDHLATAFEAVRPYGTVVTTESSSTQDLSPMHANSLDLGVVLVILPVLLGDRQERIGEELAEIAELVDDGALEPHIEERFGFDEVADAHRRAEAGDFNGKLLLVDD, encoded by the coding sequence ATGGCCGACGAGATGACCGCCTACGTGATCGAGGAGTACGGCGACCCGGACGTCTTCACCCGGACCACCCGCGAGGTACCCGAACCCGAGGCGAACGAGATACGGGTGGACGTCACCGCCTCCAGCGTGAACCCCGTCGATTACAAGATCCGCCAGGGCGCGCTCCCGGACTTCGCGCCGGCGTTCCCCGCGACCCTCCACTGTGACGTCTCGGGGGTCGTCGACGCCGTCGGGGCGGACGTTGAGGCGTTCGAGCCGGGCGATGCGGTCTACGGGATGCCCGGCGGTGCGGGGCGACAGGGCGCGCTCGCCGAGTACGTCGTCGGCGACGCCGGCACGTTCGCCCGGGCCCCGGAGTCGATATCGCTCGAAGCGGCCGCGGCGCTCCCGGTCGTCGCGCTCACGGCCTGGGAGATGCTGACCGACAAAACGACCGTCGGAAGCGACGACGACGTGCTCGTCTACGGGGCGAGCGGCGGCGTCGGCCACGTCGGCGTCCAGGTCGCCGACTGGCTCGACGCCGACGTGACGGGGACCGCCTCCAGCGACGAGAAGCGCGACCTCGTCGGGGCACTCGGTGCCGACGCGGTCGTCGACTACACGACGACGGACGTCGAAACCTACGTCGAGGACCACACCAGCGGGGCGGGGTTCGACGTCGTCTTCGACCCGGTCGGCGACGACCACCTCGCGACGGCCTTCGAGGCGGTTCGACCCTACGGGACGGTGGTGACGACCGAATCGAGCTCCACGCAGGACCTCTCGCCGATGCACGCGAACTCGCTCGACCTCGGTGTCGTGCTCGTTATCCTCCCCGTCCTGCTCGGCGACCGGCAGGAGCGCATCGGCGAGGAACTCGCCGAGATCGCCGAGCTCGTCGACGACGGCGCGCTCGAACCCCACATCGAGGAGCGCTTCGGGTTCGACGAGGTCGCCGACGCGCACCGACGGGCCGAGGCGGGCGACTTCAACGGGAAGCTCCTGCTCGTCGACGACTAA
- a CDS encoding autotransporter outer membrane beta-barrel domain-containing protein translates to MVQYEGGTYRNNDNNQIRLGSENSYIDGASLEVDADASEAPNPDEALNYRGVRIEMGHNYTPVDVSIRNCEISVRSTPQTGGAIVAESTAGHFEVRNTRIGVDPDGVRAVLGKEPDGGAYEPPAEPHSAVFEDVDITGSASGNEAIRLVGRPDSLVDGCRIAQDGSDRDGVALVDSPGTAINETVLDVTGTPVTRENSPGVDDFTVEDISSVDTPSEGTGSDDTDSSDGDAGGSGSEPGLRWSSSGELTIEAPGDGGASYLLTVGDNLEPSTDNGATIDDTDDVSRNTAMGQVGDGGIDSYTFDGGILAFEMDGDAALTLNDQEITADQLPDNTITIASDGGRSTYDLAVSVALGKSDAMNATVDDNDDLSGSHVTGQVDGGGRDSYGFSGEITGFDLDGNATVYRNGEEVDPDDLPTETLSITSTGESASYRFTVGGDVERTTTNGATVDDNDVVDGKTVTGQVGGGGRDSYSISGGVLSFEMDGDALIYLNDREMEAGQFSNNTITIASDGGRSSYRLAASVALGKSDAMNATVDDNDDLSGAHATGQVDGGGRDSYGFSGEITAFSQDGDASVYLDSEAIDPDSLPDNTLTVSSQGGRSTYEFTVDGDVEKTTTNGATVDDNDAISGDTVSGQVGGGGRDSYSISGTVSAFDIDGDAALYFNDEEVAPGDVTNR, encoded by the coding sequence GTGGTTCAGTACGAGGGCGGGACCTACCGCAACAACGACAACAACCAGATCCGCCTCGGGAGCGAGAACAGCTACATCGACGGGGCCAGTCTGGAGGTGGACGCCGATGCCAGCGAAGCGCCGAATCCCGACGAGGCGCTCAACTACCGCGGGGTACGCATCGAGATGGGGCACAATTACACCCCCGTCGACGTCTCCATCCGCAACTGCGAGATCTCCGTGCGCTCGACGCCCCAGACCGGTGGTGCCATCGTCGCGGAGTCGACGGCGGGCCACTTCGAAGTGCGGAACACACGTATCGGGGTCGACCCGGACGGGGTTCGGGCCGTGCTCGGGAAGGAACCCGACGGCGGCGCGTACGAACCACCGGCCGAACCCCACTCCGCGGTCTTCGAGGACGTGGACATCACGGGCAGTGCCAGCGGCAACGAGGCGATCAGACTGGTCGGCCGCCCGGACTCCCTCGTCGACGGCTGTCGTATCGCACAGGACGGCTCCGACCGCGACGGGGTGGCCCTCGTCGATTCTCCCGGTACGGCCATCAACGAGACGGTTCTCGACGTCACTGGGACGCCGGTCACGCGGGAGAACTCGCCGGGCGTCGACGATTTCACCGTCGAGGACATCTCCTCGGTCGACACGCCCTCGGAGGGGACGGGTTCGGACGACACGGATTCCAGCGACGGCGACGCCGGCGGGTCGGGTTCCGAACCCGGGCTCCGCTGGAGTTCGTCCGGCGAACTGACGATCGAGGCCCCAGGGGACGGCGGGGCGTCGTATCTGCTCACCGTCGGCGATAACCTCGAACCGAGCACCGACAACGGCGCGACGATCGACGACACGGACGACGTTTCGCGGAACACGGCCATGGGACAGGTGGGCGACGGCGGCATCGACTCGTACACGTTCGACGGCGGTATCCTCGCGTTCGAGATGGACGGCGACGCGGCGCTCACGCTCAACGACCAGGAGATAACCGCCGACCAGCTCCCGGACAACACCATCACGATAGCGAGCGACGGCGGTCGGAGCACCTACGACCTCGCGGTGAGCGTCGCGCTCGGCAAGAGCGACGCGATGAACGCGACGGTGGACGACAACGACGACCTCTCGGGGTCCCACGTGACGGGCCAGGTCGACGGCGGCGGCCGGGACAGTTACGGCTTCTCCGGCGAGATCACCGGCTTCGACCTCGACGGGAACGCGACGGTCTACCGAAACGGCGAGGAGGTCGACCCCGACGACCTCCCGACCGAGACGCTCTCGATCACGAGCACCGGCGAGTCGGCGTCGTATCGGTTCACGGTCGGCGGCGACGTCGAGCGGACCACGACGAACGGCGCGACGGTCGACGACAACGACGTCGTCGACGGGAAGACCGTCACCGGCCAGGTCGGTGGCGGCGGTCGGGATAGTTACAGCATCTCGGGTGGGGTCCTCTCGTTCGAGATGGACGGCGACGCGCTGATCTACCTCAACGACCGGGAGATGGAGGCCGGTCAGTTCTCGAACAACACCATCACGATAGCGAGCGACGGCGGCCGGAGTTCGTACCGTCTCGCGGCGAGCGTCGCGCTCGGCAAGAGCGACGCGATGAACGCGACGGTGGACGACAACGACGACCTCTCGGGTGCCCACGCGACGGGCCAGGTCGACGGCGGCGGCCGGGACAGTTACGGCTTCTCCGGCGAGATCACCGCCTTCAGCCAGGACGGCGACGCCTCGGTCTACCTCGACAGCGAGGCGATCGACCCGGACTCGCTGCCCGACAACACCCTCACGGTTTCGAGCCAGGGCGGGCGCTCGACCTACGAGTTCACCGTCGACGGCGACGTCGAGAAGACCACGACGAACGGCGCGACCGTGGACGACAACGACGCCATCTCCGGGGACACCGTTTCGGGGCAGGTCGGCGGCGGCGGCCGGGACAGCTACTCGATCTCGGGGACGGTCTCGGCGTTCGACATCGACGGGGATGCCGCGCTCTACTTCAACGACGAGGAGGTCGCGCCCGGCGACGTCACGAACCGATAG
- a CDS encoding mechanosensitive ion channel family protein, whose product MSGVGDGLVSSASRALAQALLRSIPGWAVRTGLALAVLLVAWRGSRLLVETLREPVARRVHRRSLSLAVVRGVRIAVLILSAFVALGVYGVEPGRLGLAAAILLAGAGAVLTPFIREFIDGLSVLSDNAYEIGDVVELPDIGHRGFIELITLRYTKIYTLDNTFLVVPNEQAQNRDIVNESADDPRTWLSLDLTVTYESDVAHARTIVERAAENVEGVVAGGRNIRVGSARYASAPTCVVDSFAENGVALRLVYWVESPYAQLPVRSAILENVSAGFATAADVEFAYPHTQAVFDE is encoded by the coding sequence ATGAGCGGGGTCGGCGACGGCCTCGTTTCGAGCGCCAGTCGAGCGCTCGCTCAGGCACTCCTCCGGAGCATCCCCGGGTGGGCGGTGCGAACCGGGCTGGCGCTGGCGGTGTTGCTCGTGGCGTGGCGCGGCTCACGGCTGCTGGTCGAGACGCTCCGGGAACCCGTCGCACGGCGTGTCCACCGACGGAGCCTCAGCCTGGCGGTCGTTCGGGGGGTGCGTATCGCGGTGCTCATCCTGAGCGCGTTCGTCGCGCTCGGGGTCTACGGTGTCGAACCGGGTCGGCTCGGGCTCGCGGCGGCGATACTGCTCGCCGGCGCGGGGGCCGTCCTCACGCCCTTCATCAGGGAGTTCATCGACGGTCTCTCCGTTCTGAGCGACAACGCCTACGAGATCGGGGACGTGGTCGAGCTTCCCGACATCGGCCACCGTGGCTTCATCGAACTCATCACGCTTCGGTACACCAAGATATACACGCTCGACAACACGTTTCTCGTCGTCCCGAACGAACAGGCCCAGAACCGGGACATCGTCAACGAGTCGGCCGACGACCCGCGGACGTGGCTCTCGCTCGACCTGACCGTCACCTACGAGAGCGACGTAGCTCACGCGCGTACCATCGTCGAGCGCGCCGCCGAGAACGTCGAGGGCGTGGTCGCGGGCGGGCGAAACATTCGGGTCGGGAGCGCCCGATACGCGAGCGCACCGACGTGCGTCGTCGATTCGTTCGCCGAGAACGGCGTCGCGCTCCGGCTGGTCTACTGGGTCGAGAGCCCGTACGCGCAGCTCCCCGTCCGGTCGGCGATACTCGAAAACGTCAGCGCGGGCTTCGCGACGGCGGCGGACGTCGAGTTCGCCTATCCACACACGCAGGCCGTCTTCGACGAGTGA
- a CDS encoding sulfite oxidase, protein MAIESPRERRHEEIERIVETKGGVRPTRDEADKYTVVGAAERRTFADWLTPIDAHFVCHRNDIPAADADSWTVSLTGDAEGSLTMADLGDYPTVAVAHTMECAGNGRGQHDPETGSVQWGFEAAGTAIWTGVPVRSVLREYGIDAPDGRWLTAVGGDPSDAEDVFARSIPLSKALDDCVLATEMNGQPLPREHGFPVRLVVPGWYGVNNVKWVDELRVMDTMVREDSLNRPGKHDFWQQVSYRIHPEGVEPDVHDTVETTDTWEQIEGAVEHPYTFDINVMSVIGLPDGEAPVTPRDDGTVEVRGVAWAGDDRVERVELSADGGETWADAELFGPDYAGAWRLFQYNWPAEAGQHTLCSRATDERGRRQPARIGGPADWRDALDDAYPWNEGGFAANAVEPNAVTVEVEAGSDSTSTE, encoded by the coding sequence ATGGCTATCGAGAGCCCACGGGAGCGCCGTCACGAGGAGATCGAACGGATCGTCGAGACGAAGGGCGGCGTGAGGCCGACCCGCGACGAGGCCGACAAGTACACCGTCGTGGGGGCGGCCGAGAGGCGGACCTTCGCGGACTGGCTCACGCCCATCGACGCCCACTTCGTCTGTCACCGAAACGATATCCCGGCGGCCGACGCCGACTCGTGGACCGTCTCGCTCACGGGCGATGCCGAAGGGAGCCTCACGATGGCCGACCTCGGGGACTATCCGACGGTGGCGGTCGCCCACACGATGGAGTGTGCCGGCAACGGCCGCGGCCAGCACGACCCCGAGACCGGGAGCGTTCAGTGGGGGTTCGAGGCCGCCGGAACCGCTATCTGGACCGGCGTCCCGGTGCGTTCGGTGCTTCGCGAGTACGGCATCGACGCGCCCGATGGCCGGTGGCTGACCGCCGTCGGCGGCGACCCGTCCGACGCCGAGGACGTCTTCGCGCGGTCGATCCCGCTCTCGAAGGCGCTCGACGACTGCGTTCTCGCCACCGAGATGAACGGCCAGCCTCTCCCGCGCGAGCACGGCTTCCCGGTTCGACTGGTCGTCCCGGGCTGGTACGGCGTCAACAACGTGAAGTGGGTCGACGAGCTCCGGGTGATGGACACGATGGTCCGCGAGGACTCGCTCAACCGGCCGGGCAAACACGACTTCTGGCAGCAGGTCTCCTACCGGATCCACCCCGAGGGCGTCGAGCCAGACGTCCACGACACCGTCGAGACGACCGACACGTGGGAGCAGATCGAGGGCGCGGTCGAACACCCCTACACGTTCGATATCAACGTGATGTCCGTCATCGGGCTCCCGGACGGCGAGGCACCCGTCACGCCCCGCGACGACGGCACGGTCGAGGTCCGCGGGGTGGCGTGGGCCGGCGACGACCGCGTCGAGCGCGTGGAGCTATCGGCCGACGGGGGCGAGACCTGGGCGGACGCGGAGCTGTTCGGCCCCGACTACGCGGGCGCGTGGCGGCTGTTCCAATATAACTGGCCCGCCGAGGCCGGCCAGCACACGCTCTGCTCGCGCGCGACCGACGAGCGCGGCCGCCGACAGCCCGCCCGGATCGGCGGTCCGGCGGACTGGCGGGACGCGCTCGACGACGCGTACCCGTGGAACGAGGGCGGGTTCGCGGCGAACGCCGTCGAACCGAACGCGGTCACAGTCGAGGTCGAGGCCGGGAGCGATTCCACCTCGACGGAGTAG
- the dpsA gene encoding DNA starvation/stationary phase protection protein DpsA, with amino-acid sequence MASTPHLRSPDPVHRRQEWGTVTDNALGIERAAAEQVVEALNRDVSGLYLLFNQVRKHKWTVEGAEFELLKAFLADAADRLSTITDEVAVRVHALGGVPVCGPMGIRQYAPMDIEAAHRYDVRSSLARDLDGYATLVVGMREHIELAERVGDTATGELLRRHLPTLEADGDTLAKCLAGDTLVRRDVLGARR; translated from the coding sequence GTGGCGAGCACGCCCCACCTCCGTAGCCCCGACCCGGTCCACCGCCGTCAGGAGTGGGGGACGGTCACCGACAACGCCCTCGGGATCGAACGGGCCGCGGCCGAACAGGTGGTCGAGGCCCTCAATCGAGACGTGTCGGGGCTCTATCTCCTGTTCAACCAGGTTCGCAAACACAAGTGGACGGTCGAGGGGGCGGAGTTCGAGCTGCTGAAGGCGTTCCTCGCGGACGCCGCCGACCGGCTCTCGACGATCACCGACGAGGTCGCCGTTCGGGTCCACGCGCTCGGCGGGGTCCCGGTCTGTGGGCCGATGGGTATCCGACAGTACGCGCCGATGGATATCGAGGCCGCCCACCGGTACGACGTCCGGTCGTCGCTCGCCCGGGACCTCGACGGCTACGCGACGCTCGTCGTGGGGATGCGAGAGCACATCGAGCTGGCCGAGCGGGTCGGCGATACGGCGACCGGCGAACTCCTCCGCCGGCACCTCCCGACCCTCGAAGCCGACGGCGACACGCTCGCGAAGTGCCTCGCCGGCGATACGCTCGTTCGGCGCGACGTGCTCGGTGCCCGACGGTAG
- a CDS encoding HdeD family acid-resistance protein, with protein sequence MSSNIESNQEDASLATSWRVLAGVGALIAVLGLIAIVSPFVTGVALSVILGVLLVVGGVGHGVHAVSARGWRGFVWEALLAALYVVGGVALFVNPVVGLLTLTLVLAAFFVAEGVVGVVLGLRVRPAAGWGWMLTSGLVGVAAGAVVWLGWPTTALWAVGLVFGIRLLATGGAMVMLAMGSRRVARETRSIGATPRGG encoded by the coding sequence ATGAGTTCGAACATCGAATCCAACCAGGAGGACGCGTCGCTCGCGACGAGCTGGCGCGTGCTCGCGGGCGTCGGGGCGCTCATCGCGGTGCTCGGCCTGATCGCTATCGTTTCACCGTTCGTTACCGGGGTCGCGCTCTCGGTGATACTCGGCGTACTGCTCGTCGTTGGCGGGGTGGGCCACGGCGTTCACGCCGTCTCCGCACGGGGCTGGCGCGGGTTCGTCTGGGAAGCCCTGCTCGCGGCGCTCTACGTCGTCGGCGGTGTCGCGCTGTTCGTGAACCCCGTCGTGGGTCTGTTGACCCTCACGCTGGTCCTGGCGGCGTTCTTCGTCGCCGAAGGCGTCGTGGGGGTCGTGCTGGGACTCCGAGTCCGCCCGGCAGCGGGATGGGGCTGGATGCTCACGAGCGGCCTCGTCGGCGTCGCCGCTGGGGCGGTGGTCTGGCTCGGCTGGCCGACGACCGCGCTCTGGGCGGTCGGCCTCGTCTTCGGCATCAGGCTGCTCGCCACCGGCGGCGCGATGGTGATGCTCGCGATGGGGTCCCGCAGGGTGGCGCGCGAGACCCGATCGATCGGTGCTACGCCCCGCGGAGGCTGA
- a CDS encoding winged helix-turn-helix transcriptional regulator yields MNGTRRRVARCVRATPGIHFNELVRTLDLAPGQVQYHLKRLIAAESVVDEQRYGRTHYFTPEIDDWERGALSLIRRETAGDVVAVLHDRGPTSPGALAERLDVARSTLEWHLDHLVEQDVVRKDRDERNHVTLVLTRPDETAALLRTVQPSTASRMVDRFTRLADHLLDDSGR; encoded by the coding sequence ATGAACGGGACCAGACGCCGCGTCGCCCGCTGCGTGCGGGCCACACCCGGCATCCACTTCAACGAACTCGTCCGCACGCTCGACCTCGCGCCAGGCCAGGTCCAGTACCACCTCAAACGCCTCATCGCGGCCGAGTCGGTGGTCGACGAGCAGCGCTACGGCCGGACCCACTACTTCACCCCCGAAATCGACGACTGGGAGCGCGGGGCACTCTCGTTGATACGCCGCGAGACCGCCGGCGACGTCGTCGCCGTCCTCCACGACCGGGGCCCGACGTCGCCCGGCGCGCTCGCCGAGCGCCTCGACGTGGCTCGGAGCACGCTCGAATGGCACCTCGACCACCTCGTCGAGCAGGACGTCGTCCGGAAGGACCGCGACGAGCGAAACCACGTCACGCTGGTGCTCACCCGGCCCGACGAAACCGCGGCGCTCCTGCGAACGGTCCAGCCCTCGACCGCCAGCCGGATGGTCGACCGCTTCACCCGACTCGCGGACCACCTCCTCGACGACTCGGGTCGGTAG
- a CDS encoding GAP family protein: MSFLTVLPLAVVMVSGPQILSAIFLATSNEWRRNSLAFVAGAAVSISLVIGVAFVLGFGAVGTGQSRPVLHVLILVVILAAMVSTYLKREQSEPPKWMGRLERATPRTSLRLGFLLLGFFPTDVITSATVGSYLATQGLPLTDAVPFVLATLLLLALPSLAVVMLGDRAKTVLPNVRDWMNTNSWVVNEVVLLFFAGIVLNGLLN, encoded by the coding sequence GTGAGCTTTCTGACCGTGCTCCCGCTCGCGGTCGTGATGGTCTCCGGCCCGCAGATCCTGAGCGCCATCTTTCTCGCCACGAGCAACGAGTGGCGACGCAACTCGCTCGCCTTCGTCGCCGGCGCAGCGGTGTCGATATCGCTCGTCATCGGCGTCGCGTTCGTCCTCGGGTTCGGTGCCGTCGGGACGGGCCAGTCGCGCCCGGTACTCCACGTGCTGATCCTGGTCGTCATCCTGGCCGCCATGGTCTCCACGTACCTAAAGCGCGAGCAATCGGAGCCCCCGAAGTGGATGGGCCGACTCGAACGCGCGACACCGCGGACCTCGCTCCGATTAGGGTTCCTGCTGCTCGGCTTCTTTCCCACCGACGTCATCACGTCCGCCACCGTCGGTTCCTACCTCGCTACCCAGGGGTTGCCGCTGACGGACGCGGTCCCGTTCGTCCTGGCGACGCTACTGCTGCTGGCACTCCCGTCGCTCGCCGTAGTCATGCTCGGGGACCGCGCGAAGACCGTCCTTCCGAACGTTCGTGACTGGATGAACACGAACTCCTGGGTCGTCAACGAGGTGGTGCTCCTCTTCTTCGCCGGCATCGTTCTGAACGGCCTCCTGAACTAG
- a CDS encoding DUF7471 family protein, which produces MTPALHLTRFALAEWPGVGTFALPSVLVIAGVSSVAIVGLGVAALSRRRSRSYLLITLALATLLVRTLAGGLALEGVMSMHLHHLIEHASDGVMAVLLLAAVYFARTTDPRSEEDTI; this is translated from the coding sequence ATGACGCCCGCGCTCCATCTCACCCGTTTCGCCCTCGCCGAGTGGCCGGGGGTCGGGACGTTCGCCCTCCCCAGCGTGCTGGTGATCGCGGGTGTTTCGTCCGTGGCCATCGTGGGGCTCGGCGTGGCGGCGCTCTCCCGGCGACGCTCGCGGTCGTACCTGCTGATAACGCTGGCGCTCGCGACGCTGCTGGTGCGAACGCTGGCCGGGGGGCTCGCGCTCGAAGGGGTGATGAGCATGCACCTCCATCACCTGATCGAACACGCCTCCGATGGAGTGATGGCGGTCCTGCTCCTGGCCGCGGTCTACTTCGCCCGTACGACGGACCCACGCTCCGAGGAGGACACCATATGA
- a CDS encoding SHOCT domain-containing protein encodes MDSRDTPAQRATDNAVEIASTLVVGLGLAALFLGVGNFWVIFALGFLVVVPLVALLFGDEDDRSEWWDDWWGDDDWLDEWWGSSTKDDAEAARETDAEPSEDSLSIIRRRYARGELTDAQFERKLERLLETETLEDLEDRNRARELLDEQE; translated from the coding sequence ATGGACTCCCGGGACACGCCGGCCCAGCGGGCCACGGACAACGCCGTCGAGATAGCGTCGACGCTCGTCGTCGGGCTCGGACTCGCCGCGCTCTTTTTGGGCGTGGGCAACTTCTGGGTCATCTTCGCCCTCGGCTTCCTCGTGGTCGTCCCGCTCGTCGCGTTGCTGTTCGGCGACGAGGACGACCGTTCGGAGTGGTGGGACGACTGGTGGGGCGACGACGACTGGCTCGACGAGTGGTGGGGGAGCTCGACGAAGGACGATGCCGAGGCGGCGAGGGAGACCGATGCGGAGCCGTCGGAGGACTCCCTCTCGATCATCCGTAGACGCTACGCCCGGGGCGAACTGACGGACGCGCAGTTCGAGCGCAAACTGGAGCGCCTCCTCGAAACCGAGACGCTGGAGGACCTCGAGGACCGAAACCGGGCGCGCGAACTCCTCGACGAACAGGAGTAG